TGGGTAAGGATGAATTTATTTGATCATTCACCTGTAAAGTAGAGATGCCTATCAGCCATTACATATCAACATAACACACCCCAGAAACTGATTTGAGAAACAAAGACACTAAAAGGAAGGCCTAAAGGAATATATCACTATACCCACTTTTTTCAGAAACATTCTGCATGTCACTGGGGAGGAGCACACTGCAGCTACTGAATTAGCTCTGACAGCATCTTAGATTGTCTCCATCTCAAAGACTGCTTGCTAACCCAAAGCAAGATCATCAGTATTTTTTCCAGGGAGacattactattttttaaagatgttatgatatatatatagttatataaTACATATTATATAAACATATTATATAACAGATAATGCCTCAGAAGTACAAATGTACCTgtgaaatttatttaaatagcaTAGTAAAACATGTCATATGCAGGTATAGTCTTGCAGGTATAGTCACTCACTTCATCAAAGTAAGAATTTCGATTCTCAGATTTTTACACAGTGCTGTTGATTCAGCACATGCTCAGAACAGATGGCAGTTGTTAGTGTGCAAGAGAAAtcaatttttcaaaaaaaaatcccaaacaaaaaaaaaaaagtcaacaacaaaaacacccaaaccccTAAACTTACTTCCCTTTACTCCTTAAAGTTTATCACACCAAGGAAAATACATTTAAGTTTCAGGTTTTTACTGGACTAATAGTCCTGATATTTTAAGTGATCACAAGCCAAGAATTGAAAAACATCACTACTAAGATCATATAGACCAGTTTTGATTTTCAAATTGCAAAACTACATAGCAATTTGCCAAATGTATCCCTAAAAAAATAAGGCAATCAGCTGCAGTGCTTCAATCTGGAATATCAGAAAGCAgcactgaattattttcttttttcctatgTGAACAGTATAAAAATCCTAACTGAAAAAAAGTAAGACCTATGTACTTCACTAACAATGACTTAAAGAAATTCAACCACATCTGACAGTTAACTTCCTACAATGGCTATCTTTTCTGGTTTAAAATGAAGAGGCAGAATTTCAGTGTGTTGCCAAGCATTCAAAAATTCTCTTTTAAATTGCCATCACTTTCAAGGCACCTAAGTTAGATGTGAAATACCCAACCGACCCTCATTTAAAACATCCCAGTATTTTTGTAACAGGAACTATTAAATCTTAACTTCAAGAAACCATACTGCCAAGGACCAAAGTCTCAGAGGTGCTCCTCCTAGTGGCTCCAAGACCTCTGAGAAAAGTGGTAACAGAGCACCAGAAAGCCCTGCCAGCTAGGCCAGACAGTTGTGGTGTAGCTTTTAGATCTAAGCAAACATATATTCTTAAAAAGTAAGATTGTCACAAAAGTATTTGCTTTATTTATATCACCCTTTACTGAAGCCCATATGAAATTAAGGCTCTTTCCTTTCCCCTACCAAAGAAAAAAGTTCAAGAAGCCTTGCACCTTATAAAAGGAAAATCACTCTTCATCTCTCCTGAAAATGAACATGCTGAGCATTAATTAAGGCACAGGGAGGAAGGCTCCTAGTACACCATGAGCAGACTCCCTTTGTAATTTCTCTTCTTTGGAAGAAACTTCATGCACCTGATGCTGCTGGCCAACACAGACTTCACACATGAATTTGTGAAGGGACTATGCTGTTCAGCAGTCAAAGGCCAGCAAAGTCTTTAGGTTTGCTTTGAACTTCAACATCAGGTATTACAGATCACATGTCTGAGTACATACTGCCAGCAAAGAAGCACTGACCTTGAACTGTATTTCTTTAAGATGGATTCCAAAATGTTTACCAGTTCCTCAGAGTTAATGAACTTTTGGGTGCTGAGCGTGTACATTTTTTCATAGAAGTCAGCAATTTCCATCCGAGCCTGAACAAAAAAACAGAGCTGTTCAGACAGGTGAGAAAGCAGCTCTTCCAAGTGAGGAGCTGTTCCTCCTAGTGCATTGTGACCCGTCGCCACCACCTTCTTCAGCTCATTATGCAGAGATGTGTAGATGGTTCGGATGGAGTCCTTTCGGCTGAAGAATGACTGACCACCTGTTCAGATAAATATGGAGGTATTACCAAATTCCAGGGACAGCAAAGACAGACAGCAACACTGGAAAATTCTTGTCATTACATATCTAGTTGTTTGCAAGTATTGTTTAATAACAGTACTTCTTTTAACAAAGCAAAAAATTCGGTATTTAATTCTGCAGGCAACTGAATTAGAGAGCATATGCTCAGAAGCGCTTTATGTAATTTCACACAAGCCACACTTGTCCCACTTCATGTCTCAGCAGTCAATGGCAGCTGCAAAACAGCAACTCCTTCACAGCTGCCTCGGTTACTACAGGACTTTTAAGAAACCCAGGGTTCAGTTAAATTTGCTACTATGATACATAATCTGGAAATACTGTTATCTGTGGAAGTCAGAAGAATTAAGTCATCATCACTTGACTGATCAAATTTTAATAGACTCCACTCCTGTTAATAACTCCAGATGTTTTCCAGAAAATTCCCTTAACAATCCCTCTTCAATCATGAAGCACTCAAATTCACAAAGCAACTTTTAAATGGGAATCATGCGACATCTGTGTGTACAAATCAAATGTTTCTAGTCCCTAAACAATCTAAATATAAATCAGaattcaaaaggaaaataatcacACTTTATCCCAGTGAGACCACAGTGCAGGTTAATCCAAAACTAAAActtggagggcaggagggagaacAAGAAGTCATCTGTGCTTCTTTCTACCTGCTCAACACTAcgaggaattttaaaaagaaaagaaagacaagTAAAGGGTCAAAGTAAAAGATATTTAACTTTGACATTACAAAAAGACTGTACAAATGTACTAGCCTTATTTCACAGTTTCTATTTACAGAAGACCTAATGTGCTATTCTGACAGTCAACAGATGCAGCAGAGCAAAGACCACAGACTGAGTCTGAATATTTAAAGATTCCAAATTTAGCTGCCGCTTTGAAACAGCTTATAAATTTTGTAATGCTGTATAGCTTTTTCCACATTCCTTTTACACATATATAATGTTCAAAGGTGACCCTTGACATTTGAGGTAGAAAGGCAGAGAACTGGCTGTGATAGTGAAACAGCTCCCATTGtaacacaggagcagccccccaGCCACGGGCAGGAGGAAGAATCATCTATTGCAGTTGTTCatgaagcaaataaataaacaaaacttTGTCTCTTCTGCTGTCACCTTTATCCTTTCTGCAAGCACAAAATTCACTCTTTAAAATCAGCCTTAGAGTTTTGGCTGAAAAGATCTTATAAAAGTTCTAAGTCATCACTTAAATAACAAAGCTGAATTTTCTTGATGGTTTAATGTGCTATACATCAGACTCATATCCTTTGATCCATTTTCCATGCCCACCTGcacttcaaaaagaaaataagcagCTTTGCCCAGAGGGCAGCATCATGAAAGCTCATCCTGTGCCAGTTTGGAATTTTTCTATTCATACTGATAAAAAATGAAGCAGCTTCTACCATGGCCAAAGCTTCCTGAGATCCTGCGGTATCTGCATGGGTAACAACTCCTAGGATGCTATCTCCAGCCCCGAGTACTTACACATACACGCCTCTAATACAAGGTGAGAAAGCTTTAACGCTTTGGTCACCACAGTAAGGTCATCCTTGGCTATATCTCAGCCAGAGCATCTCAGCACAGAACCACCTCTGGCTGGTTCTTGGGAAGGGCGGGTAGGCACGCTGCCGGCCAGCGAAGAGCTGCCTCGAGCGGCACACAGCCGCCTGCGCTGCACCCGGGCTCCCGTCCGTCCCTTAAGGGCAGCGCCCGCCTGCAGGGCCCGCAGCCCGGGCCGCTCGGCCGCCCGGGCCGGGAGAGCCGTCCCTCCCTCCCCGGAGCGGTACCTAGCTTCTGGCCCAGGAAGGTCATGCTGTGGTAGGCCTTCTCGGCCGCCGCCAGGTGCGCCAGCCCGGCCAGCAGCGCCAGCCAGCTGGACCCCGCGCTCTTGTTGGCCTCCCGCTCCTTCTCCACATTGTCCTTGGCCTTGTCGTAGGAGAAGATGCCCAGGTGGGAGAAGAAGGTCTCCAGCACGGCCTGCTCCACCGGCACCGGCGCTCCCAGCGGGATCGACTCCCCCATCCCGCCCGGCGCCTCCGCTCGGCCGCCACTTCCGGGTCCGGCGCGCGCCCGCCCGCGCGGGGGAACACGTGaccggcggggcggggagcgGCCGGCTCGGGGTCACGTGACGGGCCGGGCTGGCGGGCGGGGCAGCGGGAGCGCGCGGGAGCGCCGGGTGCGCGTGCCCGCGcgcgggctcctgccggccgcgCGCCCCGCGCGTCACGCTGTGCGCGGAACCGAAACCACGCTCCTGCCGAACTGCGCTGTCAGCCAAAAACGTTCCACACCTCGAGCTCCTTCTGACACCCCTATTGCCACCTCTTACTCCCAGAGGACCCTCCCGCTACTTCCGGTTTAGTTTCTCCCTCCCTTGCGAGCGGGGAGATTGCGATTGCCCACATTAATCCCAATTTCTACAGCTCATGTTTCAGACAGACGAGCTGCCCGAATTCATTCTCCATGCAGGCGATGAGGAGCACAAGGCTGAGCCACGGGCCAGGCCACAGAAGGGAGCTCTGTGGCCACACGGAGCAGTCCCAGTTCTACAGAAGTGCCCACCCTTGCAGTGGCGGGCAGCACCTCTCCAGACTGAGTGACGGCTCTCCAGTCAACCCAGGAAGGACACATTCCCGGTTTCCTTtctgcacagcacctgcagctgtTTTTAAGCTGACATCAGGACAAAACACAGCATCAGTTCTTTAACACCGGTATGACCCATGTACTAATTTAAGTAGCTGCCTCTTGTCCAGGAAACACCATCACTAAAAATGGGCATCAGAAGCAAGCACCACCTCTAATTATGAAGCAGCCTTTTAAATATCAACTACAGTGTCTGCAAGCTGTGAACAAAGTAGCCTAAGGATTCAGGTTTGGATATAGAAATTGTCATCATTTTCATTCATTGGTCTAATAGAAAAGGGTAAGTTTGCCAAGCCCTTCATCACTTTTCTTTTCTAGGCACCTCCATACCCATCCTTGAGCTTATTCAGAGTGGTGTGTAACATCCCTGAAAAGGTTCTGGTTAGAACTAGAATTCTGGCTTCAAATGCTTAAAATTTGAAGCAGCTTAACCGAAGTTATGAGGTCTTTATTCTTACAGCTAAGTCTGAGCTCTGCACGCACCAGAAGCTGCCTTCCTCCTGAACCCAACTGTTCACTTAGTGTGCCAAAGGGACAAAATGGATTTTACAGCTGCTCAACAACAGATCTGTCTGATCTGGAAAGCTGgttattaaaatttaatttattgatGGGCTAGTTCAGTAATTTAAGTCAGCACCTGAAACACTCACCTGTTCAAGGCAATCACAGCTGTGAATAGTAGGCTGCCAATGGTTTAGAGAAAATAAGAGTAGGAATGGGGACTCCTAGATAACCAGGACACAGTCTCCAAAAGACAACTGGGAGTGAAAGGTTCCAATAAGACCTTTATTGCAACACAAAGTTGACAACATGTTTTTGTATTTAATAGAAAGTATTTGGTCTCTTGGTGGTGAAACGTGGTTTGTGCTGGCGACGCAGAACTCTGTGTGGCAGCGGGAACTTGATTTTAGAATCCtgcaagaaaaatgtttctatgTTAATTGAGGCATCAGATGAACAGAAAATAGTCTGGAATAAGCAGCCAAGCTGTATTCAGTGACTACCTTATGCTTAGAGAAAAAATCCATCCACAACTTAAAGATATACTTCACAGGacttaaattaattaattctgcattctttttttcaaaagtaATGCCAGTCAGAGGCATGTTTTCTGTACCATAGCATGTATTCGCTTTATCGCGACTTTCTTCCAAATACTTGTAGCAGGAGAAGTCTTGATCATAACATACCATAATCATGAACATATGCACCCAAGTTTGGCTCCTGCCCTATTTCTGGCTGCAAAGCAAACCTGTACCACACAAGAGAGATCCCCTCTTCCaatgcagccagtgctggctcacTTACATGGAACTGCTTGACTGCTGGTCTGCGGCACTTGCTGGCAGCAATTTCCTCAACCTTCATGATCTGGATAGAGTGAGCACGGGCACGATGACGGGCTCCCATATCACGGTCTAGAACAACAGAACTcgttaaaaataaattttatgaCCTTTTCAGTTCAAGAATTGTACAGCTCTTTGTTCAAAAATGTTCACAGTGCCATCtacagcttttaaaatttctaatCAGCTGTAATTAAAATCACTGTTTCTATTATGTGAAGTGATGGCACAAGtatcacaaaaacaacaaacagcaGCAATTCTTCCCATAAGTTCTAAGTAAGAACCATCTTCTAAGGAAGAACCATCTTATCTTCTTGTCCAATTTCAAGAAAGTACACATGTACACAAGTAACATACATAGAACTACTTACTCTCttgcaagaggaaaaaagtcCTGTGATTTAGAATCAACACTGAAATATTACTGGAAACTGGAAACATGAACTTCAAAACAGTTTCTGTTCCAAAAGGAAGGTGCAAGTAAAAGTAGGACCTGAGGATATCTTTACTTTTATTGAAATGGACCAGCAATAGAACCATGAATTGATGTTCATCCCACATAATCAGGTTTTTTGAATAGGAGGAAGCATCTGTACTTAGGCTACCTGAAAATTCCTCTATTCAGCAGTGCAAATCACTGGCCTCAAATCACATCCATAGCTAGTTCCACAAAGTAAGCCTGTTGAAACACTGCTGTGTTTCCCATGAAGATCTAACACACCTATGAAAAACTTACCTGTCATAACTACTCTTGAACATAAAAGTACCAGTCAATGTATCATGAAAAGTTTTCTGGGTCTCTTTAGCAATCCTTCAGTATGTTCATTAACAGAGATTATTGTACATTAATGTAGAACCTTCAATTTCACTTTCAACAGCACTTCAGCTTTTGAAAGGCGACAAGATACATTTAATATTTGCACACATGACAAGAATATCATTATTAAGAACAATATTCTTTGGGTTTTTATGTGCAATCTGTAGTGCTCATAACACTTTGGAGTCAAGTTTCAACAGCATCAGCCATACAAATGGTCTATCCCTCAAGTACTTCACAAAACAGTCTGAAATCAGGACAACCATTACTTCTCCATGAAATGAGGTGATGAGATCTTGGTGTAACAATAGGggatttttccctgttttttttttccctacttgCTCAATAAAGTACAGATTCTAGTATATTCCCCGTGATCTCTGAGATTTTCTTTTCACAAGACTTGGGAAGATATATTCAGTTATCTTAAAACAGCACAGTGCAGGAAACACAGCACCTGAGAAGTCATTAAATTCTCCGTTTCTATGAGCAACACTCATTACCAGAATTGTAGAAAGACACACCAAAAAGAAGTGGGAGTATTTTCCAGTCAGAGAAACTGCATAAAAAGAGGTAACAAGTCACCTACCACATGTGTAATAGGTAAATATCTATGGAATAGATGGCAAGCCCCTCCTTTAACTTTTCTCAGTGTTTCAGTTATTTTACCATGGGTTAAGTCAGCATGCTTTATGCCCAATTTGAGATTTAATCTTCTGCTTGTAGACTGCTCCCACCATTTCACACCTCCAACAGTGACATATACTTACAGCACTGAGTGACAGCACCCGCAGTGGTCAGATCTCTGTACTCCCTGTACATGTTGTGGGTTCCACTACGAGAATCATAGCGCAACCAAATACCAAAATTTTTTACCCTCAGAGGGGACTTCTCATACACCTGGAATTACACAAGAACGTGGAAGTGGTTAGACATGATGTACTATCACCATTTTACAATTttaagaataaatatttcagagctCTAGCGAAACCCCTGTTTAAAGTCTTACTGTCACAAAACAACTCTTTGCTCTCTTTCCCCTTACCAAGATAAGTGAATATGTCTTGGTTATTCAGAGTACAAAGATTTAGtaattcaaagaaaaatacaaaatttcagCTCTAAAGAGTGCTCTTGAAGTATCAAGGTAAAGGAGTGCAAGCACACAAACATCCACTTTCCCAGGGCTATGAATGTCCAAATGCCTCTTAAAACGTATATTGTACAATGAACCCAAGTCTAAGGTTCAACACACAGCTCACCATTTTTAACCAGTAAGtaaatttctattttgtttACAAGACATTTACCACTACTTTCAAAAACCAAACTTGTCACTCCTTTTCACAGCAACTGAAAGACACGGATTTCAACCTCACACCCCGTAACTGCAATTCCTGTAAAATCCCTCCACATACACCAGCTAGAGCTCCGTAAGAACCTCCCACACTTTTAGGTTTTTAATCCTTCACCTGTCCACAGTACACAATCTCTCCGGAAgacttcttcatcttcttcagcTGAGAGACGAAGTACCAGAATCGGGACTTGGCGACGACATGGTTCGGAGCGAAGATCCGCATGCGGTACAGAGGAGGGGTCGTGCATTTCGGCGTGGGCAGGCAGCGCCCGACCACCTTGTACTCCCGCAGCTGGAGGGACACGAAACACAGGCGGACGGCAGTGAGCGAGCCGCGCAGCCACCGCCCCGCACCCTTTGAGGCGGCTCCTCAAAGGAATACCGCGACGAAAGAAGCTCAATCCGTCAGGGGAGAGAGCGCCTTAGGCCGGGCGGG
The nucleotide sequence above comes from Passer domesticus isolate bPasDom1 chromosome 5, bPasDom1.hap1, whole genome shotgun sequence. Encoded proteins:
- the RPL18A gene encoding large ribosomal subunit protein eL20; translation: MKASGTLREYKVVGRCLPTPKCTTPPLYRMRIFAPNHVVAKSRFWYFVSQLKKMKKSSGEIVYCGQVYEKSPLRVKNFGIWLRYDSRSGTHNMYREYRDLTTAGAVTQCYRDMGARHRARAHSIQIMKVEEIAASKCRRPAVKQFHDSKIKFPLPHRVLRRQHKPRFTTKRPNTFY